The genomic window ACGTATTTCCTCCCCGATCAACCTTTTGAGAATGGACAGCATGCCTTCAACGGTTGTATTCAGGTCAAGCAGCCGTGGAACGACTTCCTGTTTCCTGGCGAAGGCCAGGAGCTGTCCGGTAAGGTTGGACGAATGCCGCGCCGCGGTGAGGATTTCATGGAGGGAGGCATGGATCTGGCCGCCAGGTTCGGCCAGGCCCAGCGCCAGATCGGCGCAGCCGAGGATGATGCAGAGCATGTTGTTAAAGTCGTGGGCTATGCCGCCAGCCAATCGCCCGACCACTTCCAATTTCTGGGCCTGGAGCAATTTCACCTGCAGGATTTCCTTGGTGTCCTCGTTTCGTCTTCTCTGGGACCAGGCACGAAGGCCATGGCCCAGGCAGGCGCGGCGGGCGGCCATCAGGGCAGGTACTTTAGGAGCAGCAGTTCCAGTTCTCTGCGGGACCGCGTTCCCACGATCCTGTCCAGCACGGAACCGTCCCGGAACAGAATCAGGGTCGGAAGGGACAGGACCTGGAAGTGGGCCGCCATTTCCGGACATTCGTCCGCGTTCACATTAACGATCCTGACCCGGCCCTCAAAGTTCTTGCCAAGCTCATGGAGGACGGGGGTCAAGGCCTTGCAGGGGCTGCACCAGGGAGCCCAGAAATCCACCAGGAGGAGCCCACTCCAGGCCAGAAACGCAGCAAGGCCGGAAGTGTCGGCAGGCGGCACCGAAGTAGGTTGAAGGGGTTGGTCACTGGCCACGCGTTACTCCTTGGAAGTGAAAATTAACGGCCTACAAAAGTGCCACAATGGACTCGCCAGGAGATGACCGGGAGTCCGTCATTGCTGACCAGGAGTCCCCGATGTCATCTGATGCGATTCAACCTCTGTTCGAGCACTTCCGGGTTCGCGCCCGCACGTTCTTCGTTGGTAACCAGTGCGCCATCGCCAGCTTCGAAAAGCCCGAGGGCCAGGGGTATCTCCACCTGATGCGAAGAGGGCGGGGCGAGGTCCGGTACAACCAGGGAAGGCGGTCGTTCCAGCTCAATGGTCCGGGCATCCTTTTCTACCCGCGGAGCTTGCCGCATCATTTGATTCCTGCAGACGCTGAGGGCCTGGACCTTGTCTGTGCGACCATCACCTTCGGAACCGGTGTCGGTTGTCCGTTCGCACAGGCGCTCCCAGAAGTGATGCACATGGGCATGGACAAGGTCCAAGCTCTGGGCGACCTCCTTTTCGAGGAGGCCTTCGGGACCCAGGACGGGAGGCAGGGGATGGTAGATAGACTCTGCGAGGTCGTCCTCATCCATTTTGTCAGGCAGGCGCTGGCCGAAGGCCACACTCAGCCAGGGCTCCTGTCCGGCCTGGTGCATCCACAATTGCGGAACGCTTTGAGGGCCATCCATTTGGAACCGGGCAAGCCATGGTCCCTGGACGAAATGGCCGCTTCCGCCGGAATGTCGAGGAGCGCCTTCGCTCAGGCCTTCAAGCAGACCCTCGGAATGACGCCGGGCGAGCACCTGGCGAGGTTCCGTGTTTCGTTGGCCCAGGAACTCTTGTCCCATGGTACGCCTTTGAAAGTGGCCGCCTTCGACGTAGGCTACGGGAGCTCAACGGCGCTCTCGAGGACCTTTCGGGAGCTCACAGGCCGTTCACCCCGGGCGTGGCTCCAGCAGCAACGTGGGTGAACAGCTTGCCGCATGAGGATGCAATGACCAAGAGAACAGGGTAGGGGATCCGCCTGCTGGCCCTTTCTGGCAGTTTGCGAGCGGAGTCCTCGAACTCTGCTCTGCTGAGGGCCTGGGCCCGGATGGCCCCGGAGGGGGTGGACATCGCCTTCTATGAGGGGCTGGCCGGGCTACCGCCCTTCGACCCTGGTCTGGATCTGGACCCAACCGATTACCATGCTCCCGAACCTGTAGTGGAGTTGAGGAGGCGCCTCTTGGAGGCGGATGGCCTCTTACTCTGCTCACCTGAATATGCTTTCGGGATGCCAGGAGTCCTGAAGAACCTCTTGGACTGGACCGTGTCCATGAATGCCCTTGACCGGATGCCCATAGCCTTCATGGTCGCCTCTCCCCTCGCTGGCGGCGGCGCCAAGGCGCACCAGGGCCTACTGTGGGTTCTGCGCGCCTTGAACGTGGACGTGGTGAAGGGCGCTTCCTTTCGTGTGGACCGGATCCGGACACGAATGAACCAGGATGGGCAGATCATCGACCCCCCAACGGCCAGGCGCCTGGCGAAGGCCCTTGAGGCGGTGGTGAACCGCATCAAGGGCCTTCGCTAGGGACGATCTTGGCGCAGAGAAGGGCTGCCGTGACTGGCACCATGGTGCGTCGTATCGGAGGCGAGTCCGGGCCCGTTGCAGCTCCGAAGGAAATCAGAGCGTCCGTTTGATACTCAGAACCGCCACCGGGTTGTCCCAGCGATTGGCAAGGGTGAGGGCCGAAGTCGTCAGCCCGTCATCCTTGCTGACGATGCCAGGGTGCAGGTGCACGGAGTTGATCACATCGTCCCGGGTGGCGTTGAAGGCTTCGCGCCGCCCGCCCGAGTTGGCCGTGGCAGGGCCGGGAACGGTGTCCGCGCTTTCGGTATGGGCTTCGGTGCCGGCATCGTAGCCAAGCAGGTGGGTCGTCACCGTTGCACCTACGGCGATCCCGGCCAGGGACTGTGCGTTCAGCCCCGTGAACCCGTCATTGGTGTTGCCCAACATGGCGGCCAGGGAAAGCTTG from Geothrix sp. 21YS21S-2 includes these protein-coding regions:
- a CDS encoding co-chaperone YbbN; the encoded protein is MASDQPLQPTSVPPADTSGLAAFLAWSGLLLVDFWAPWCSPCKALTPVLHELGKNFEGRVRIVNVNADECPEMAAHFQVLSLPTLILFRDGSVLDRIVGTRSRRELELLLLKYLP
- a CDS encoding AraC family transcriptional regulator; the protein is MSSDAIQPLFEHFRVRARTFFVGNQCAIASFEKPEGQGYLHLMRRGRGEVRYNQGRRSFQLNGPGILFYPRSLPHHLIPADAEGLDLVCATITFGTGVGCPFAQALPEVMHMGMDKVQALGDLLFEEAFGTQDGRQGMVDRLCEVVLIHFVRQALAEGHTQPGLLSGLVHPQLRNALRAIHLEPGKPWSLDEMAASAGMSRSAFAQAFKQTLGMTPGEHLARFRVSLAQELLSHGTPLKVAAFDVGYGSSTALSRTFRELTGRSPRAWLQQQRG
- a CDS encoding NADPH-dependent FMN reductase, which produces MALSGSLRAESSNSALLRAWARMAPEGVDIAFYEGLAGLPPFDPGLDLDPTDYHAPEPVVELRRRLLEADGLLLCSPEYAFGMPGVLKNLLDWTVSMNALDRMPIAFMVASPLAGGGAKAHQGLLWVLRALNVDVVKGASFRVDRIRTRMNQDGQIIDPPTARRLAKALEAVVNRIKGLR